The window TTAAAATAGGTTCCAGCCTTTGTTACACATCTGACAGCGctataaagatataaaaatTCATATTCAGATCTTCAGCAAAGCAGTTGGTGGGCGGAGCATAACATACTTTTTGATGACATTTTGCTGATGAGTTGTTTGCTGACATGTTGACAGAGTTATACTTTGTTTGCTGACATGTTGGCAGAGTTATTCTTTGTTTGCTGGCATGATGACAGATATACTTTGTTTGCTAGCATGATGACAGAGTTATACTTTGTTTGCTGGCATGATGACGGGGGTTATATTTTGCTTGCTGACATAACGGGGGTTATATTTTGTTTGCTGACATGATGAGAGTTACATTTTGTTTGCTGACATGCTGCCAGAgtttttctttattcggtgACATGATGAGAGTTACACTTTATTTGCTGACACAGCAACAGttatattttgtttcaataagtTATTTTGCATTTTACGGAGCTAGTTCAGCAGTTTGTAATTGtagaaaacaatttttgcacTCACTAAAAGGTAGCAAGAAATAGCAAAAGATATATGGAAAGTTGTGGTGAATCATATTTATCTAGCGTAAAATTGAGAGGTTACATCTAAGCATTTTAATCACTCACTCATCAAACCTATGAATTGTCAAGACAACATTTCTAGTCACATGTTTCAAaggtaaaacaacaaaaaaacatatttttactaattaaCCGCCAAAGCTACACATCAAAGGCGGAAGCTGAAATGATCTTTACCACAATGGCTATGTGAAAATTAAATCCTCTTCTCATCTATTACCTAACAAATTCAATTCTTACATATAATTCAGgttttttcttttactttttgacataattttgaataatggttttgttttaatgctactTACTGCTAATGGTAGTTACTTAGATAAATATgaacatttataaatataaataaatataaatatttctaccagtCAATGCTGTTTAAAGCCCATcggaccatgagacaaaaaataGCAAAGCAAAATTACGTGTGCTGGAAGAAAAATCTGTTTTTGCATAATGCTATACAACAAAGTGAATTGGCaagttgttggtgtctggtataaaatGCAGTGGATTTTCTAGGGAAGGCGGAATGTAATgaatggtcaggcagattggagatgCTGTCTCGAGTATTTTAGACCACAAATATCTAAGACTGCTGTTAGCTCATCAGCAATAAGGGCATTTAGACGCTGATAGTTGCTGTTTATACCAGATAGCATAACCCTAAAACAATTTTTGAAAGCGTTCTAATTTTCATTCATCAGCCTACGATAGAAGGGGATAACAACTTCGAGCAGCTTAGGACAGAATGGATAATATACGATTCTGGTAAAAGAGTGATGTGCCTTTTGATTTTTTCTGAGCTGAACTAGACCATGAGTTGGAGTACTTAGCATTGTTTTTTGggctatccttcgtttttttcgtgacgtcattttatcgttgttggccatctttatagacaattttatcgttaaaaacacgaagcttttgcaatgaacttttgaaaacaatgcttttgtttgcaatttttttattatagtatcaaaacaacaccaaaaagtacgattaaataaaagaaaaaagatcgttttctacaaatatggcggctttttcgtgaacgagcgcatgtgcaaacgacttgttGACgtcaaaaaacgatggattgaaTATAATAATCCTACATTTTTTCTTAGCTCCAACATACAAAGGTTTTCACCTCAGTCAAATATTGCAGCGATGTAAAACTGGTGGTGGTTTGACTGCATTAGCACAAATTCCAGTAAACGCATAAGAAAGATTTTTCAAGACATTAAATGAACAGCGATGCTTAGTTCACACAAAAGTATGTAGCGAAAAATCAGATTTAAGACCATAAAACAAGAACTCATGGCAGTGCCAGTTATGACAATGATTAAAGAAAATGAAACCAAGTTTTTGTACCAGTAGTTAGCTATTGTGTATACAAATCAACTAAATTGGGACTTTACCTTGAACAGCCTAAATCTATAACaatgtgtgaaaaagaaaacttGTCACAACAGTCTCTGGCAAATTATTGTACAATGCTGTAATTACAGTGGcctatatagtatataggtaTTTGGGTTTACACTGCTTCCGTTTTATCCAGAATATGACATAATAGAAAGCGACTTGTTTCATCATGTGACCTGTTATCTCAATAGTttttatattcaaaatattCATTGTCTATgcctaattttttattttaattactgCCTTGGAGCTTTTACCTATAGGCCCTCTCTAACTCCATGAACAACAGCTCACTAATTCTCTTGCCACATTAAATTCTCATTTTAACTTAAGGATAAAAGACTTTGGCATTGGATGGGTGTGCAAAATACTAATTAAACAGGTTCGATAATCAAAAAGTCGATGAGCTATGCTTTTGCCTACTATCACAACAAACAAATTTGTTGTTAAAACCTACCATGGCTATTCCAATTTTCCTTAGTTTGTGTGATATCAGCCTACAAAACTGCATAATTGCCAGTAATTAATAGAATTGCCTTTCCCAACCAATTTTACTACTGTGCCTTCGCCTTTACAAAGGAGCCCTTTTCTTTATTACTGAGATCTCCACAAGGGCAATATTTACATGCacaattatgaaaatattaccATGAGATGAAAGGCAGTCAGAGGAGTAGCAGTCTATTGCAACATTAACAGTACGAAACTGGAAGCCAGGTCTTCTCTTAGCAGAGAGTAATAAGACTTACTTACGCCAAATATTTTAGAGGTAGCATAACGGATATTCCAACGAGCTGTTCAAATGTTGGGGTTTAGCAATGTGCAAACATCGTACTTGTTAGTTCTTCAGTTTACCATTTTCAGAAGGAAATTGCTAGATTGACGAGTTTCTTATAACCACATATCATAAAACAAGGAATGTGGTTAAACTGAAACTAACTTTAATCATATGAAATACGTTCGTATCTATGCCACTCCAAACATCCCAATCTTTAGTGTGAAAGGTTATATTACCGTATTTAATCATATTCAAGTTTTGCAAGCATTTCAACAATACTCTTAAATAATAGTATTGCTGTCCGTCATGCGTGTAAGCATGAAGAGAAGAAAATGTAAcactaaaagaaaaattagccgACAAAAAAACGTTACGCAGTTGTTTTCGTTTAATGCAGCATAAGCGGGTAAACCATAATATGGTGCTATATTATAGCACCaaaatagtttaatataataagTTACCAAGTGACATTCTTTTCTATGTTTTTTGTTTAAGCATAACAGTAATGGAGCCAATGTTTGGTAACAAACACTCCGAAATGTTCGGTTTACCGCGATTCGACAGTCACGACACTAGCCATGTTTAAAATACAAACCTTTTTTTGTTTTCCTAAACAATtctttttagcatttttcaagATTATGCAGGATTCAAATAAAACAGCTTTTCACACTTACACCaattgtttatatatagtaataGCTGTCGATGAACAATCTGTAGAATGAACTTGTATTGTATTTTGCTACTACGATGATGTTATAGTTGATTTATTGTTGCTAGTTTGTACATACAATGGCGGGGTTTacatgaatatgtttactaaacAGTAAACATGCGTGACAGCTTTCAAAAAACGTTTGAAGATGTATCCTATATCGGGTATACGTAACGAAACTGAGCCTTTCTCCTATTTACCTACGTTACATTAGCTTACGGTTTGACTGATACCGGGTACTGTATATTAAAATAACCGGGGAAAACTTCTTGTAGCCTCAGTTTCATAGCTTGTGAAACTTTCCCCAATGATAATTCATGAACTTGTCGTACACGTAATTATTGCGGCTTAAGTAACCATAGACCACGATCACTTCTCACAAAATATGTGTCACGCCATGCTCAACACTTGGTCTAGGTTTTTGGCGCGTAGAGCTATAGGACACCATTCAGAAAGCGTAAAACGTGTGTTGTCAATGGCGTGATTCTCACAACCAATCACAagtcttattttttctaactgCTATGCGTGGCCATAAATTCCAATGAGTATTCTATCTACCGCCTTACTATCATTGCATACTCACTTGAGCTAGGAAAAGCCGGTTGTTTTAGTAGTAGTATTGAAGGTTTATTAAATTGCATAGTCAAGAAGAAATTTAGTAAGTTAATAGCAAACCGTGTAATGCATTTGAGATTGATGACCAAGTGCTAGTTTGGTATCCTAGGTCGTTTCTTATCTATATTTAAACCATTTTATCTCCACCATAGTTATCTATAGTTAAATAATCTTGACAGGAAGTAGTTGGTAGCTTCATTTAACCGCTTCAGTTGAGACATTTCTGATCATTTGCTAAAAATtataagaaaattttttaaaattaattagccAATGGTTTTAAATGACGATGTATTTGTTTAAAAGAATCATTGCAAGTTTGTTGTTATGCctacacaaaaaagttataGAAGACAACAACGAGCAATTCGTATTGTTTTTTCAAGCATAGCTGTTACATTCTATATACACCTTACAACTAGAAAACGTTGCgacaatttgttttatttttattgtaggtTTATCTGGTCGATGTGGAGTCTGTTTTACCAATATCTTATTCCTAATCAAACTTGGGTGCTGAAGCTTCACTGAAATCCTTTTAGGGAGTGgacaattttacaaaaaaaatttaacaaaacaaaTTGTGGGTTTGCACAAGTCTTAGTTAACCCATCTTATCTGCTAGCAACAGCAATGTTGGCACCGAGTTGGTTTTGCTTCGGGATATTATACGTGTGTTTAATGGTAACGGGAGGAGCCACAACAGTCAACAATGTCACTGCTCCAGGTAAGACATCATTTTAGAATTTTGAAGTGATTTTCAGcttcaaatttatttaacaGCGTTTGATTGCTACAGAGGTATATATTTGTAGCCTGGTGCGCAGGTGAACAGAACTTTTATTGCCACAAATCTGATGAGTGCAGGCCTGCTTATGTACGATGTGATAAAACGAAACAATGTGAGGAAGGGGAAGATGAAGACGATTGTCCAAGTAGGTTTCATCTTGAGGTTAAGGTCATTATTTCTGTCGCAGTATGGATTTTTATTGGTGTCTTTTCCATCAGCCCATTTCTGAATTTCTACAAATTAATGGAGCAGAACAGCACTCTCTGTTTGCTGCCTGATTGATTTGTTCTCTGAATCCGCCTATTTAGTTTACtgttaaaattaaactgatttatAGTTCCAAGCTTTTGTTAACAAGCTGATGCTGTGAATATTTACATATGACAATTTGATGAGAGCGGTTTCCTCATGCCTTCATTTGGAATATTCCAAGACTGTTCAAAGTTCAGTAGATAATTTACGCTAAGACCCGTTTCGACAGTGTACACATGTTATCCTTCAATACTAAAGATAATTCTCCACTGAATGGGTGACCAGCATTATGCTCAATGTTGTCAGAGTTGCACGTATAGCTATAGAacacaaaattgtgtattgctGTGATATGTTGAGTTATCCTAGGCAACACCTGACACTTGATGCTCATTTTGATTTCTAATGGAGAAAGCTGTTGTAATAGTTTTCTTCGGTTGCTCATAGTATTCACTATTGTAACTAGGTCGGATTGAGGGTATGGCCATGTCTAGCCAATCAGTGTTCAGTATTCACTCGCACCATATCATAACGATCAATAGCCTAATGTACAGAACAACGGTATTGGCTTGGGGAGTTGGCCTGCAGCCAATATTCTATTCATACGCTGTTATTTGAACAACTGCCTACCTTCTTACATGGTGAATGGTTTTAATGGCTGATAGGGTTTACGCATTATGTAATTGTTTTCACAACCAGTAGTTCGATGTTATGCAATGTTAATTGTTTGTAATTGTTGGCACAGCCCCAAATCAACCAGTCTTGCTTAAACATTTTGTCTAAGTTCTGGTTATACTcaattttttcttctttttttccAGCATGTACCAAGGAGTCTGCAGCATCCCTGGGGAAGTTTTACTGCCAACAGAGTGGCGAATGCATATCCATAGATTGGAAGTGTGATGGAATGCCTGATTGTGATGATGGTGAAGATGAGGCTGATGCATTATGTCCAGAAGgtaaaaatgtgaataatatttATGCTGAATTTTTTACCATACTCCCGTGTGATGATAATCTCACTGTTTTGTGTTTCGTGTTCTAGGAGATAGCGACTGCTCAGTAAACCAGTTTGATTGTGGTGGTGGCCATTGCATTGATGCAGACTGGAGATGTGATTCACAGCCTGATTGCCAAGGTGGCGAGGACGAGAAGAACTGTGAGTTTATCAAGAAATTTTGTACTATTACTGTTGTAGAAAATATTTGGTATTATCTACTTTCTACGATTACAAAATGAAATTACTCGTGTTTTAGGTGAGACAACGTGCTCTGCTGATCAGCTGTCCTGTACTCCATCTGGTGCCGAGGGACATTCGGCCTCACTAGAATGCATCTCGAAAGATTGGTTGTGCGATCAGGAGAAAGACTGTCTTAATGGAGAGGATGAGGTCAATTGTCCTGTCATAGTTTGTCCTGATGAACGTTTCAACTGCTCAGCTGAGCACAAATGTATGCCCAATGAATGGATGTGCGATAATGAGCTAGATTGTGAATCTGGGGAGGATGAGGCCAATTGCCCTGATGAAGAGGAAAAAACACTGGTCCCATCACAGATTTGTACTGATCTAGAGTTCAAGGTATGTTTCCATCCAATTTTCACTGTACAATCTCAAACCTGATGATTCTTTGAATAATTCACTAACTTTTGTCTTGTGTCTCCGTAATATAACTTCTGTATTCCAGTGTACCTCTGGCGCTGTTGCGTGCATCATTGGTGTGTGGAAGTGCGACAAACAGAATGACTGTGACGATGGTTCGGATGAGCTTGATTGTCCATCTGACCCGAAATGTTCACGCGCCGAGTTTATGTGCGATAATGGAGACTGCATCCCAAGCTTCCTAGTATGCTCTGGCAATGAGGAGTGTGAGGGTGGCGAGGATGAGACACAACCAAGCTGTGCAACAACTCTGCCAGTGACATGCGATCCTGAAAAAGAGTTTATCTGTGACAATAGCACTCGTGAGCCATCTTGCATTGACATGAGCAAGGTTTGTGATGGGAAAGATGACTGCGAGAATCATAGGGATGAATCCCAACAACAGTGTGGAGGTATGTTGCATATTGTCTGTATCTTGCACATAGTCTGTATCTTGCATCTCAATGAGGCTTACTATTTCTCTGGCTATTTACAGCTCACGTAATACCTGATCCCTGTCAATTCAAGGAGACCTGTCCCGGTGAGCATGTCCTCTGCAAAACCATCAGGACCAATTTAACAAGTAACTTGAACCGCACTGTTGGTTACGTCTGCTCATGCGCTCCTGGCTATGTCCGTGATGGCAATAACAACTGCGTTGGTGGGTATCATCCTCTATCCTTACTCGCACCCTTATGTTAATGAGATATATCATGGTGTGTGGCGGCGTCACGGTGTGTGGCGGCGTCACGGTGTGTGGCGGCGTCACGGTTTGTGATGTGTTTTTGTCTTCTGATTTTATATGCACGATTTCAGATGATGATGAATGCTCAAAGGTAGAGAGTCCAGTCTGTGATCAGCTGTGTACAAATGAGTTGGGATCCTACAAGTGTGCCTGCACGGAAGGTTATTCTTTGGCAACAGACAACCGCTCCTGTCTCGTGGACTCTACCAGTAAGTGCTATGCCTTGCATCTTGTGCGAGCTTTACTTCTGTTAAGGCTTGCCTTTTGGATACCCATGCTgatacaaaaaatattgcacgCTTGCAATAGCCCTATCAGATCATTTTGCTTACCCACACTGTCAATTAACAACAGTTTGTTTAGTCGTCACTTACCTAAGGACTGCCGTCACTTACCTAAGGACTGCCGTCACTTACCTAAGCACTGCCGTCACTTACCTAAGCACTGCCGTCACTTACCTAAGCACTGCCGTCACTTACCTAAGCACTGCCGTCACTTACCTAAGCACTGCCGTCACTTACCTAAGCACTGCCGTCACTTACCTAAGCACTGCCGTCACTTACCTAAGCACTGCCGTCACTTACCTAAGCACTGCCGTCACTTACCTAAGCACTGCCGTCACTTACCTAAGCACTGCCGGTGGATTGTCTATTATCCCTGGCTTCCTCAACTGTCTATCCTGTCCGTAAATTGCAATAAACATTGAAAACACATTGTCTAGATATGGTCAACTTCTTGTTGCAGGTGTTCACCCCAAGTTGCTCTTCACAAACCGGCATCAAATTCGCTCGATACGCATTCATGGTCAGGGCGAGTACATGCCTCTCGTTGACAGCTCAGCCGCTGTCGCTCTCGATTTTGACTACTCTCGACAGGAAGTTTTCTACTCGGACCTCGGGAAGAAGAAACTGTTCAAGTTCAAATTGCCTCCTGCTGACTCGGACGCAGATCTGACTGAGGTTTGTCCTTTGCTTGTAAATAGGCTTCCTTCTCATCTAAACAGTTGTGTATATGTACCTTGGGCCATTGCCCTTGGCCACTACTTGCCGTCAATAGCGCTAGAAATTGTGCCATCCATCATAACTGCTGGTAGCTTGTTGACCCCTTTAGGCAGACGGGCTTGATTGATTTGACAGAGGTATTGCAGCCACAACTTATTTGTATTGTTATCTATCGGTTGGTTGAGGAGGATTTATGCTAGAGAGCTGGAAGCCAGTTTAAAAAGCAAGTGTTCGTAAAGTAAGCCTAAGCCGGGTTGGTCATTTCAAGCTTTTGGAAATTtctataatttaattttttcaggAGGATTTGAACATTCCCGGAGTAGACACTCCTGACGGTCTCGCATATGATTGGATCTACAGGCATCTGTACTGGGCAGACACTGCGTCTAATACCATAAACATGGCATGCATGGATGAGAAGGCTGAAGAAGGCAATTCTAAGGTTCTCTACAAGAACAAAAATCCAAACTGCAACAAGTTGTCAAAAGAAGAGCAAGGAATGGAAGTTTGTATTGATGAACCAAGGGCGCTTGCTGTTCATCCTAGGAAGGTGAGGCAGCATGATTCACCAGTTTTCTTGATAAGGTTAAGGCATTGTTGATTCATTCATCATAAATTTTGATTCATGCTGACAGCTATTCATGTACATGCAGTGATGATATTATGGGTCATCCCTATAAACTAAGCAGGGCTGGTTGTATTTTCATGTTTGATTGTCCAAACACTGCTCATTGTTGCACCTAAACCCTCAGTGGTTGGAGTGCAGTGCAAACAATGCCGGTTCCGTCTATAAAGCGTTGATAAGGTCTGTTTGTACAGACATTCAAATGGATAATGGATAGCATGTAAAAATTTGGCTTGCAAGCTTTGAATGGGTGTAAGGCGATACGATAAATGCTAGTGGGTGTGTTAGGCCACTGACTATTGTTATACAAGCTGAGGAAGGTATGGTATGACTTTAACCATCATGTCTTTTGCAGGGATGGATATTCTGGTCAGATTGGGGCATCCACCCCCACATAGTGCTTGCAGCACTGGATGGTAGCCGCATGCAGAAGATTGCCTACAATATTAACAGTGAAAAGCAGTATCTCAACTGGCCCAATGGCCTTGCCCTTGACATTTCTAGCGACAACGAGCGTCTTTATTGGATTGATGCGCAGCTCCACACCATCTTCTCCTGTTCTATTGATCGATGCATTACTGATATCAATGTCCTTGTCTATGACACGGAGAATATTAAGCATCCCTATTCCATCACAGCTTTTGAGGTAAGGCAAGCTGACTAGACTGTCTATCTACCCACAAACAGAAAGGTGTATAAACGAGCTCTCATTTTGCCTGCCGGTGGGCTCAAACATGCCCATATCTCCACTCGCGTGGCTTCCCTCTTATCTTGCCAACGCCTGTCTAAGCCTCCCCCGGTAAAGCGTCTGCTGCTGTAATCCTGTATGACTATTGGCTGATTAATCATAGGGCCTTCGGTATGGTCCGATGTTGTCATTATGTCAGCTATGGCACTTGGCCAAGTTGAGTCCATGGCTCACTCATCAAGAGTTAGTGATTTGACTGCAGTTTGGTTTTTTATGGACTGTTTAATCTACACATTGCGAAATATGTTTGATCAAAGATTTGTGTCAGATGTTGTAAGTAATAATGCATGTTTTAGGGACATGCTTATAAAAGCTTGATGAGACACCTTGTTGATGCTGCATTATAGTCATCATTTATGATATACCAGAGATGTAGCAGCCACCTAATGCTGTTCTAATAGCTAATATTGATACAAGACTGTCTCCAGATCTACCATTAACTTGACCTGATAACTTGTGCCAATTCTTTATAAGAGACACTTTAGTCTGCATTATCAGCTTCTGTGTTTCAATGTTGGAAGATGGGAGAGACAATGAGGAGTAGGGAGGGTGTCTTTGAATAGGTTGAAGCTGTAAGTTGTGCGACCAACTGGGGAGTAGATTTATTGCATAACAGCAATCATGCTGTCACAGTAAACAGTCCACATCCTAAGAACAACTTCTACTGGCCAACGATACTCGCAGTGCCTACAAAACAGGCATATATCATAACAGGCAGTGTTTTTTGCTGGCTGCTCTGAACTTGCTGTCTCCACCCTGCCTGCTTGCCAATTGTTAACCCTAGTTTTGCTGAAACGTGGATTGGATGGTTCAATACCGCCCCCAGATGCAAGCTGAGCGGTATCTAATTGCCCCTTAGTTGTTCATTATCATTAAGATTCTCATTTCTGATGGTTTTGCTGCAGAACAAATTGTACTGGACTGACTGGGCACACAGGCATATAGTATCAGCCAACAAGTACACGGGAGGCAACATAACACGCGTTCTTGGTGACCTCGAGCAGCCAATGGACCTCAAGGTTTTCCACCCATTGTCGCAACAAAAGAGCACAAATCACTGTGAGCAACCCATTGGAGAAGAGCCTCTATGTCAGCACATTTGTGCTCccaagccatggagtcgtcccCTTGGCAGCAATGATGACTTTTTGTGAGTTGATATCAAAGAGATACATTACTATATAGTTTAACGTGTTACTTTGCAATACTATAGTTGCAAATCTGAGTCTCCCTCTCAttccttttttgttttgtagGCCAGTAGAAGGTGAAGTAAAATATTCGTGTCTTTGCGCGGATGGCTACGTGCTGGGTGCAAATGGCCGAAACTGCAGCAAGGTGATGGTGCCAGTCAAACCGGGTGCCCATGTAGCTCCTATCGGGACTGTGGGAAATATCGGGACTGCGGGAAATAACGGGACTACGGGAATATCCAAAAGTGGAAAAGTGGCCGTCATTGCAAGCTGCTCTGTGTTTGTGATTGGCCTCGTGGCGGCTTTGGTGAGTGCAGTACTTATACATGTTGTTACATCCTCTTAGTTTAACATTCTTGATCTGTTTCTGTTGCGGTTCAACTGGTCGCTGTATTCTCAGTTTGCTTTAGCTATCGTATGATTAATGACTTGAGACAAGCCGTTACAAAGACAAGACATTACACTCTGTCTTGGTTGTCGACAGGCCATTCTGGTAGTTCCCATAGGTTGTCGCATTGTTAATGCCCCGTTCATAGCGtgttatacaatgtatatgcaTATTCCGGTTCTTATTTTGCAGATCTCTGTTTTGTTTGTGCGACGCATGAGGCAAAATAAAGCCAAAGATATGAACTTTGACAATCCTGTATACAAACGTACAACCGAAGACAAGCTAGAACTACCGCGTCACGAATATCAGCCTTCTCAATCTGATCCTACAGTGAGTAACTAAATGCAATACTCTTTGGCTGGCCACTCCATCCCTCCTTCCTTCACTTTTCATGAACCGGTGCTGTTGGAACAAAGTTGATTGGGCCATTAATATTCGACCATTATCAATTTAGTCCGATTTCTGCATTGACTCACTACTGTGACAATAAAGTTACTTTCATGCAAAGCCACctgcaaataatatattactgtcACTTGATGCCTCagaaaaattcaaataaaaactcAGCATTTCTATGGCCTCTTCAAAGCATACCGGTTCCTGGAAATGCTCAGTTTACTTCATTTTTCCCATTTCTATTCTTTCCATCTCCGCACTGCAGTCTGTTGAGCAGTGAGCCTACCTCCTGCGGATGCCTTTGGGTTCCCTATGCGTAGAGGCTGCCTGATTGTGGGTACGTGTGAGGcattttaattccaaaattaTTAGATAATTTGGTACTTCTGTCTTGATTGCGTTGCACAAGGGTACACGGTAACCACATCGGATAGGGTCTGTTGACGGTGGGTAAGCAGTGCATGTGTGGTGATGTGAGGTTAGAAGTCATAGATCAAGatctctgtaaatattttttaagctGCGGAAACGTATGTATGTTGCAAAAATTGTTCTTCTTGGATGCACTTCCAATTCATCGATAGAATAATTACCACAAACCAGTCTATAAATCGCAAAAATCTGCAtatagaggataactccaagttacTCGATATGCTTAGAACTAAAATGCTTTAGCGCGTATCCCAttctatgaaaatatttgtcaatctttTTGATGCATATCCCAAATCTAAAGGCATCGTAACTGCCTGCGGAGGAGCCTCATCACATAAAGGCTCTCGCAAATCCCGCTTTTCTGACTTGGCCAGCTTTTGACTGATAATTTAGAAATTTAGGCATCGTATCCTTGAGAACATAAGGCCGTCATGACACCATGCATTGATTATAGCTGCCTGAGTCCACTTCCACCGAGTCCTGTGTAGATGTACACGTGACAGCAGGTAATAAACACTCTGTGACTGTCTATTTGCGCCTGTTTGCATTAAAAACGCACTCCAAGCTGTTAGTCAGTAGAACCAAGTTGCTCGCCCAATTGTATGCCAACCTCAGCTCAGCATGTCTCTGCTCTCTATACTGCATGTACCTGTAGAGTACAACTTGTAGGCAAGCATGAACTGCAGCATCGAGTGCTCAAGGTTTGCTTTCCTGAATCCGTGTATGAAAGTCA of the Watersipora subatra chromosome 4, tzWatSuba1.1, whole genome shotgun sequence genome contains:
- the LOC137395258 gene encoding low-density lipoprotein receptor-like isoform X3, giving the protein MLAPSWFCFGILYVCLMVTGGATTVNNVTAPAWCAGEQNFYCHKSDECRPAYVRCDKTKQCEEGEDEDDCPTCTKESAASLGKFYCQQSGECISIDWKCDGMPDCDDGEDEADALCPEGDSDCSVNQFDCGGGHCIDADWRCDSQPDCQGGEDEKNCETTCSADQLSCTPSGAEGHSASLECISKDWLCDQEKDCLNGEDEVNCPVIVCPDERFNCSAEHKCMPNEWMCDNELDCESGEDEANCPDEEEKTLVPSQICTDLEFKCTSGAVACIIGVWKCDKQNDCDDGSDELDCPSDPKCSRAEFMCDNGDCIPSFLVCSGNEECEGGEDETQPSCATTLPVTCDPEKEFICDNSTREPSCIDMSKVCDGKDDCENHRDESQQQCGAHVIPDPCQFKETCPGEHVLCKTIRTNLTSNLNRTVGYVCSCAPGYVRDGNNNCVDDDECSKVESPVCDQLCTNELGSYKCACTEGYSLATDNRSCLVDSTSVHPKLLFTNRHQIRSIRIHGQGEYMPLVDSSAAVALDFDYSRQEVFYSDLGKKKLFKFKLPPADSDADLTEEDLNIPGVDTPDGLAYDWIYRHLYWADTASNTINMACMDEKAEEGNSKVLYKNKNPNCNKLSKEEQGMEVCIDEPRALAVHPRKGWIFWSDWGIHPHIVLAALDGSRMQKIAYNINSEKQYLNWPNGLALDISSDNERLYWIDAQLHTIFSCSIDRCITDINVLVYDTENIKHPYSITAFENKLYWTDWAHRHIVSANKYTGGNITRVLGDLEQPMDLKVFHPLSQQKSTNHCEQPIGEEPLCQHICAPKPWSRPLGSNDDFLPVEGEVKYSCLCADGYVLGANGRNCSKVMVPVKPGAHVAPIGTVGNIGTAGNNGTTGISKSGKVAVIASCSVFVIGLVAALISVLFVRRMRQNKAKDMNFDNPVYKRTTEDKLELPRHEYQPSQSDPTVTVPLTSSEGTSSSQDDFDV